A portion of the Bacteroides faecium genome contains these proteins:
- a CDS encoding Imm42 family immunity protein — MNKKHMNLFGDKDKFAIEAELWQRDEGYIFINYCLWIENNMVGDKEQTAVLSAELDRITKIAELKGQRYITPNRLSAKQITDNLINSIWFDNHNDHDISPAENVALKNLDILSQYGECFQGFFVFLLEGDGYEWLLSKEDGNDKYLDIKLPYGFIYSCFDEFLKWIKDSTILVLRRDEVSTTSL, encoded by the coding sequence ATGAATAAAAAACATATGAATCTTTTTGGAGATAAAGATAAGTTTGCGATAGAAGCTGAACTATGGCAGCGCGATGAAGGGTACATATTCATAAACTACTGTTTATGGATAGAGAATAATATGGTTGGAGATAAAGAACAAACTGCGGTTTTATCAGCAGAATTAGACCGTATAACCAAAATTGCAGAGTTAAAAGGACAACGCTATATTACTCCGAATAGACTATCAGCTAAACAAATAACAGATAATCTAATAAATAGCATATGGTTTGATAATCACAATGACCACGACATAAGTCCGGCAGAGAATGTAGCACTTAAAAATCTTGATATATTATCACAATATGGAGAATGTTTTCAAGGTTTTTTTGTGTTTCTGTTAGAAGGAGATGGATATGAATGGTTATTATCTAAAGAAGATGGGAATGATAAGTATCTCGACATTAAGTTACCGTATGGTTTTATATACTCTTGCTTTGATGAATTTCTCAAATGGATTAAAGATTCGACAATCTTAGTTTTGCGAAGAGACGAAGTATCAACAACAAGCCTGTGA
- the xyl3A gene encoding xylan 1,4-beta-xylosidase: MKKQWIIACLTGIFMMNVQAQQPSKYPYQDTKLTAEQRADDLLQRLTLEEKVALMQNNSPAIPRLGIKPYEWWNEALHGVARAGLATVFPQAIGMAASFNDGLLYEVFDAVSDEARAKNRQFNERGQYKRYQGLTMWTPNVNIFRDPRWGRGQETYGEDPYLSGRMGMAAVRGLQGPENAEYDKLHACAKHFAVHSGPEWNRHSFNAENIAPRDLWETYLPAFKELVQKAGVKEVMCAYNRFEGEPCCGSNRLLTQILRDDWGFEGIVVTDCGAIGDFFQRKKHETHPNATHASADAVLSGTDLECGGHFKSITEAVEKGLISEEKINASVKRLLKARFELGEMNDTHPWSEIPYSVVDSPKHKELALKMAHESLVLLQNKGNLLPLNRGMKVAVIGPNANDSVMQWGNYNGFPSHTVTLLEGIRAKLPEAQIVYEPVCGYTNDTTLHSLFNQCSINGKAGFDATYWNNREYKGEIAATDQLSTPFHFSAEGSTVFAPGVRLKNFTAIYRTTFRPTDSGAATFRIMSNGGLTIFINGKQVAEGTNIKNPANLYSFNYEAGKSYDIELHFIQVKDNPSLNFDLARLTPMDTQDIINKLKDTDVVIFAGGISPLLEGESMRVSDPGFKGGDRTEIELPAIQREVLALLKKNGKKTVFVNFSGSAMAIVPETQNCDAILQAWYPGQAGGTAVADVLFGDYNPAGRLPVTFYKNMQQLPDYEDYSMKGRTYRFMRETPLYPFGYGLSYTRFSYGKGKLNQSKLRKGEKVILTIPVSNIGQRDGEEVVQVYISRPDDKGGPQKTLRGFKRVNIAKGKTENITIELPYESFEWFDTVTNTMHPLTGTYKVLYGSSSADDLQSLPIKIL, encoded by the coding sequence ATGAAAAAGCAATGGATTATCGCCTGTCTTACCGGAATATTCATGATGAACGTGCAGGCGCAACAACCAAGCAAGTATCCCTACCAGGACACAAAGCTGACTGCAGAACAACGGGCAGACGACTTACTCCAACGTCTTACACTGGAAGAGAAAGTCGCATTGATGCAGAACAACTCTCCGGCTATCCCCCGCCTCGGCATCAAGCCATACGAATGGTGGAACGAAGCTCTTCACGGAGTAGCCCGTGCCGGACTGGCTACCGTCTTTCCGCAAGCAATAGGTATGGCAGCATCCTTCAATGACGGATTACTATACGAAGTGTTCGACGCCGTATCCGATGAAGCGCGTGCCAAAAACCGCCAATTCAACGAGCGGGGACAGTACAAGCGTTACCAAGGACTGACCATGTGGACTCCCAACGTCAACATCTTCCGCGACCCGCGCTGGGGACGGGGGCAAGAAACATATGGCGAAGACCCTTATCTGAGCGGACGTATGGGAATGGCAGCAGTCAGAGGTCTGCAAGGCCCGGAAAATGCCGAATATGACAAACTCCACGCCTGTGCCAAGCATTTTGCCGTGCATTCCGGCCCCGAATGGAACCGCCACAGCTTCAACGCCGAAAACATCGCTCCGAGAGACTTATGGGAAACCTATCTTCCCGCTTTCAAGGAACTGGTGCAGAAAGCAGGAGTAAAAGAAGTGATGTGTGCCTACAACCGTTTTGAAGGTGAGCCTTGCTGCGGCAGCAATCGCCTGCTCACCCAGATTCTCCGCGACGACTGGGGTTTCGAAGGCATCGTCGTCACCGACTGCGGAGCTATCGGCGACTTTTTCCAGCGCAAAAAACATGAGACGCACCCTAACGCAACACATGCTTCCGCCGATGCCGTACTGAGCGGAACCGACCTCGAATGCGGCGGTCATTTCAAAAGCATAACGGAAGCCGTAGAGAAAGGGCTTATCTCAGAAGAAAAAATCAACGCTTCAGTAAAAAGACTACTGAAAGCCCGTTTCGAACTGGGAGAAATGAACGATACTCATCCCTGGAGTGAAATCCCCTATTCGGTAGTAGACAGTCCCAAGCATAAGGAACTGGCACTGAAGATGGCACACGAAAGTCTGGTACTGCTTCAAAATAAAGGGAACCTGCTCCCTCTGAACCGCGGGATGAAAGTCGCCGTCATCGGCCCGAACGCCAATGATTCAGTGATGCAATGGGGAAACTATAACGGATTTCCATCACATACCGTCACCCTGCTGGAAGGCATACGCGCCAAACTTCCCGAAGCACAAATAGTCTACGAGCCTGTCTGCGGATATACAAACGATACCACCCTGCACAGCCTGTTCAACCAATGCAGCATAAACGGCAAAGCAGGGTTCGACGCCACTTACTGGAACAACCGCGAATATAAAGGCGAAATAGCCGCCACCGACCAACTGTCCACTCCTTTCCATTTCAGCGCAGAGGGTTCCACCGTGTTCGCTCCGGGCGTGAGACTGAAGAATTTCACCGCTATCTACCGCACTACTTTCCGTCCTACAGACTCCGGTGCGGCAACTTTCCGAATCATGAGCAATGGCGGACTCACCATATTCATCAACGGAAAACAAGTAGCCGAAGGAACGAACATCAAAAATCCCGCCAACCTGTATTCGTTCAATTACGAAGCCGGCAAGAGCTACGACATCGAGCTGCATTTCATTCAGGTGAAAGATAACCCTTCGCTCAACTTCGACCTTGCCCGTCTGACTCCTATGGATACACAGGACATCATCAACAAATTGAAAGATACGGATGTCGTTATCTTCGCCGGTGGCATCTCTCCCCTGCTGGAAGGCGAATCCATGAGAGTGTCCGACCCCGGATTCAAAGGTGGCGACCGCACGGAAATCGAACTGCCCGCTATCCAGCGCGAAGTTCTGGCTCTTTTGAAGAAGAACGGTAAAAAGACAGTATTCGTCAACTTTTCCGGCTCGGCAATGGCAATCGTACCCGAGACACAGAATTGCGACGCTATCCTGCAAGCATGGTATCCCGGACAGGCAGGCGGAACAGCCGTTGCTGACGTACTCTTCGGAGACTATAATCCTGCCGGACGTTTGCCCGTCACCTTCTACAAGAATATGCAGCAACTACCGGATTATGAGGACTATTCGATGAAAGGGCGCACCTACCGTTTTATGCGTGAAACTCCCCTGTATCCTTTCGGCTACGGATTAAGTTACACCCGCTTCTCTTATGGAAAAGGTAAACTGAACCAGTCGAAGCTACGCAAAGGTGAAAAAGTTATCCTCACCATTCCGGTTAGTAACATCGGGCAGAGAGACGGTGAAGAAGTTGTGCAAGTATATATTTCGCGTCCCGATGATAAGGGGGGCCCGCAAAAGACACTTCGCGGCTTTAAACGGGTCAACATAGCCAAAGGCAAGACCGAAAATATAACAATCGAGCTTCCCTACGAATCATTCGAATGGTTTGATACCGTCACCAATACGATGCATCCTTTGACCGGAACATACAAGGTGCTTTATGGAAGCAGTTCAGCCGACGATTTGCAATCACTCCCTATAAAGATTTTATAA
- a CDS encoding hybrid sensor histidine kinase/response regulator transcription factor: MKRLSTLFLLLLTAIIMIAQPICQVKHFSVSDGLAQGIVMSILQDRKGLIWFSTWNGLNKFDGYTFKTYKTSQESAYAFGSNRMGTISESKYGDIWCPTYDGQACLFDVETEKFIDVLQPIEHSTQQTNYVTRIHSLKKGIAWILCENGYAFRVDEQLCKKGEGITLYSTSSHNLKGDHIYTVYQDSEEDEWILTDKGVSIIGKKTLDTDFPFQFITQIKGTVYLIAENDKLAGYDFRTKKLKFVDIPYPHGKINNVTVLREDILALGTDNGLILYSTQKKSFRQIDIRTASQFSNYVETVYQDHMGELWIFSKNPGIIHFNLTTNEKEHLFTPKEELIKHGRKSRKLIFEDKAENLWLLPTEGNFCYYDRKEKTLKPLLTDINNPKSIFSPLVRSYTLDSQGDCWFATARGVEKLCFFPQSYQFNQTDYEAETRAFLRDSNQRLWTASKSNYIQIYAPDGTLEGYLSAQGNIVKEKQPFFNGVYSILEDKDNNIWLGTKDIGLFQLKKTGANHYSIHHFKHQSNDPYSLSSNSIYAIYQDSRNNIWVGCYGGGLNLLTQTKDGKTSFIHSNNELRNYPIAYGMKVRNIAEAPGGVILVGTTNGLLTFSNSFERLEEIKFYRNIRRPGDKNSLSANDIMHIYTDKNKTTYIISFTGGVNKVISDQLLSENIQFKNYDKNNGLASDLALSMIEDTQNQLWVVSEIALSKFNPAKETFENFELSSIYQEFNFSEAIPVINARNQIVLGTDKGFLEVSPDKMHKSEYVPPIVFTGLKIQGHSTDYSIDNLKELELKSSQRNVTFQFAALDYVNPKGILYAYRLQGLEDEWNEADNNRSASYINLPAGKYKLQIKSTNSDGVWKDNVRTLPIHVLPTFWETYWAWLLYFVLFILFTATIVYVLFYIYRLRHRVDMEQQLANIKLRFFTDISHELRTPLTLISSPVTEVLENEPLSPSAREHLTLVHQNTERMLRLMNQILDFRKIQNQKMKLLIEETDLIPLLQKVMNNFKLIAEEKNINYQLHSSIPSAYSWVDRDKFEKIFFNLLSNAFKYTPADKSITVSIAAKERTIEIAVADEGIGIAAEKQHSLFQRFESLVKQNILQPSSGIGLSLVKEMVEMHHGTIEVDSQPGIGSRFTVTLPLQKEVFEEDVQVEFILNDSQSSTPHPADSMKAPEETEEENEKEEQERNSENFSILVVEDNEELKAFLRNILSENYTVITASNGEEGLQRAADNLPDLIISDVMMPVMDGLEMIRQIKENNNICHIPIIVLSAKASLDDRIAGLEQGIDDYITKPFSATYLKTRIASLLRQRKALQEIYMNKLMEGKNNSSIAAAPATGSLTPSQPQITPYDEQFMEKVMEFMEEQMDNAELTIDEFAEKLMLSRTIFYRKLKSIIGLTPVDFIREIRIKRAVQLIDSGEYNFSQVAYMTGFNDPKYFSKCFKKVIGITPSEYKEKKK; the protein is encoded by the coding sequence ATGAAACGGCTCAGTACTCTATTTCTTCTTTTATTGACTGCAATTATAATGATTGCCCAACCCATCTGCCAGGTCAAACATTTCTCTGTCAGTGACGGTCTTGCCCAAGGAATAGTAATGAGTATTTTACAAGACCGGAAAGGGCTTATCTGGTTCAGTACATGGAACGGGCTCAATAAATTTGACGGTTATACATTCAAGACTTATAAGACTTCACAAGAAAGCGCCTATGCATTCGGTAGCAATCGCATGGGGACTATATCAGAAAGCAAGTACGGAGACATATGGTGTCCCACTTACGACGGGCAGGCTTGCCTGTTTGATGTAGAAACCGAGAAGTTCATTGATGTTCTTCAGCCGATAGAACATTCTACCCAACAAACGAATTATGTCACGCGAATTCACTCACTGAAAAAAGGAATCGCCTGGATTCTCTGTGAAAACGGATACGCGTTCAGGGTAGACGAACAGTTGTGTAAAAAAGGAGAAGGTATCACGCTCTACTCAACTTCCAGCCACAACCTGAAAGGCGACCATATATATACCGTTTATCAGGATTCCGAAGAAGATGAATGGATACTGACCGACAAGGGCGTCTCAATCATAGGAAAAAAGACATTAGATACCGACTTTCCTTTTCAATTTATCACGCAGATAAAAGGAACGGTCTATCTGATTGCGGAAAATGACAAGTTAGCGGGATATGATTTCCGCACTAAAAAGCTAAAGTTTGTAGATATTCCCTATCCGCATGGCAAAATAAACAATGTGACCGTCCTAAGAGAAGACATACTGGCATTGGGGACGGATAACGGGTTGATACTGTATTCCACCCAGAAGAAGAGTTTCCGGCAGATAGATATCCGGACGGCTAGCCAATTCTCCAATTATGTGGAAACGGTCTATCAAGACCACATGGGAGAACTCTGGATATTCTCCAAGAATCCGGGAATTATTCATTTCAACCTCACAACCAATGAAAAAGAACATCTGTTCACTCCCAAAGAAGAGCTTATCAAACACGGACGCAAGAGCCGTAAACTCATTTTCGAGGATAAGGCAGAGAATTTATGGTTACTTCCCACCGAGGGAAACTTTTGCTATTACGACAGGAAGGAGAAAACCCTCAAACCGCTGCTTACGGACATCAACAATCCTAAATCTATTTTCAGCCCGTTAGTCAGGTCTTATACGTTAGACAGTCAGGGTGATTGCTGGTTTGCCACAGCACGCGGTGTGGAGAAGTTATGTTTTTTCCCGCAAAGCTATCAATTCAACCAGACGGACTATGAAGCCGAAACACGTGCTTTCCTACGGGACAGCAACCAACGTCTCTGGACTGCATCCAAGTCAAACTATATTCAGATATATGCACCGGACGGAACTTTGGAAGGCTATCTGTCCGCACAAGGGAATATCGTCAAAGAAAAGCAGCCATTCTTCAACGGAGTATATTCCATTCTGGAAGATAAGGACAATAACATTTGGCTGGGTACTAAGGACATCGGTCTTTTCCAATTAAAGAAAACAGGGGCGAACCATTACTCCATCCATCATTTCAAACACCAGTCCAATGACCCTTACAGCCTTAGCAGCAACAGCATCTATGCTATCTATCAGGACAGTCGCAATAATATCTGGGTAGGGTGTTATGGCGGCGGATTAAACCTGTTGACACAAACCAAGGATGGAAAAACATCATTTATCCACAGTAATAATGAATTGAGAAATTATCCCATAGCCTACGGCATGAAAGTGCGGAATATCGCTGAAGCTCCGGGCGGGGTTATCCTTGTGGGAACGACTAACGGACTGCTCACATTCTCTAACAGCTTCGAGCGTTTGGAAGAAATCAAGTTCTACCGGAATATCCGCCGACCGGGAGACAAAAACAGTTTGAGTGCCAATGACATCATGCACATATATACCGATAAGAATAAGACCACCTATATCATCAGCTTTACCGGGGGAGTAAATAAAGTCATATCCGACCAACTGCTCAGCGAGAATATCCAGTTCAAGAACTATGATAAAAACAACGGGCTGGCTTCCGATTTGGCACTCTCGATGATTGAAGATACCCAGAACCAACTATGGGTGGTTTCGGAGATAGCTTTGTCCAAGTTCAATCCTGCCAAAGAGACATTCGAAAACTTTGAGTTGAGTTCAATCTACCAGGAGTTTAATTTCTCGGAAGCGATTCCCGTTATCAATGCCCGCAACCAAATAGTACTAGGAACGGATAAAGGATTCCTCGAAGTCTCCCCGGACAAGATGCACAAGAGCGAATATGTTCCGCCTATTGTATTCACGGGACTAAAAATCCAGGGACATTCTACGGATTATTCTATCGACAACTTAAAAGAGCTGGAACTGAAATCATCGCAACGGAATGTCACTTTCCAGTTTGCCGCGCTCGATTATGTGAATCCCAAAGGAATCTTATATGCCTACCGCCTGCAAGGATTAGAGGACGAGTGGAATGAAGCCGACAATAACCGGTCTGCAAGCTATATCAATTTACCAGCCGGCAAGTACAAACTGCAAATAAAGTCAACGAACAGCGACGGAGTATGGAAAGACAACGTACGTACCCTTCCCATACACGTGCTTCCTACCTTTTGGGAAACCTATTGGGCATGGCTGCTCTATTTCGTCCTGTTCATACTCTTCACAGCCACAATCGTATATGTACTGTTCTACATCTACCGGCTGCGCCACAGAGTCGATATGGAGCAACAATTAGCCAACATCAAATTGCGTTTCTTTACCGACATTTCCCATGAGCTACGTACTCCGCTGACTCTAATCAGCAGTCCTGTAACGGAAGTTCTGGAGAATGAGCCCCTTTCACCTTCCGCACGCGAACATCTTACCTTGGTACATCAGAATACAGAGCGTATGCTCCGGTTGATGAACCAGATACTGGATTTCCGCAAGATTCAGAACCAGAAGATGAAACTACTGATAGAAGAAACGGATTTGATTCCGCTCTTGCAAAAAGTAATGAATAACTTCAAACTGATAGCCGAGGAGAAAAACATAAACTATCAGTTACATTCTTCCATCCCGTCAGCATATAGCTGGGTGGACAGGGACAAATTTGAAAAAATATTCTTCAATCTACTTTCCAATGCATTCAAATATACACCTGCCGACAAATCAATAACAGTCAGCATTGCGGCAAAGGAAAGAACAATAGAGATAGCAGTAGCAGACGAAGGCATCGGCATTGCAGCAGAAAAGCAACATTCACTGTTCCAGCGTTTTGAATCATTAGTAAAACAGAACATCCTGCAACCGTCTTCCGGCATCGGCTTATCCTTAGTAAAAGAAATGGTGGAAATGCATCACGGCACCATCGAAGTAGACAGCCAGCCCGGAATAGGCAGCCGTTTTACTGTCACTTTACCCTTGCAGAAGGAAGTGTTCGAAGAAGACGTACAAGTAGAATTTATCCTGAACGACAGCCAAAGTTCAACGCCTCATCCTGCCGACAGCATGAAAGCACCGGAAGAGACAGAAGAAGAAAATGAAAAAGAGGAACAGGAGCGCAACTCAGAAAACTTCTCCATACTGGTCGTAGAAGACAATGAAGAACTGAAAGCATTTCTGAGGAACATCCTGTCGGAGAACTATACGGTGATAACAGCTTCCAACGGTGAAGAAGGATTGCAACGCGCCGCCGACAACCTGCCCGACCTTATAATCAGCGACGTCATGATGCCCGTCATGGACGGACTTGAGATGATTAGGCAAATCAAAGAGAACAACAACATTTGCCACATTCCCATTATCGTACTTTCCGCCAAGGCATCCCTGGACGACCGCATCGCCGGACTGGAGCAAGGCATAGACGACTATATCACCAAGCCGTTCAGCGCCACCTACTTAAAGACACGCATAGCATCCCTGCTACGCCAACGCAAAGCGTTACAGGAAATCTACATGAACAAGCTGATGGAAGGAAAGAACAATTCTTCCATTGCCGCCGCTCCTGCTACCGGTTCGCTTACCCCTTCTCAGCCGCAAATAACCCCGTACGACGAGCAATTCATGGAGAAAGTGATGGAATTTATGGAAGAACAGATGGATAATGCCGAACTCACCATTGACGAGTTCGCAGAAAAGTTAATGCTCAGCCGTACTATCTTCTACCGGAAACTGAAATCAATCATCGGTCTGACTCCCGTAGACTTTATACGTGAAATACGTATCAAACGTGCCGTCCAGTTAATTGACAGCGGTGAATACAACTTCTCACAAGTAGCCTACATGACAGGTTTCAACGACCCGAAGTATTTCAGCAAATGCTTCAAGAAAGTGATAGGAATCACCCCCTCGGAATATAAGGAAAAGAAAAAGTAA
- a CDS encoding TIGR01212 family radical SAM protein (This family includes YhcC from E. coli K-12, an uncharacterized radical SAM protein.) — MNMPTPFLYNDFPTFLRKYFPYKVQKISLNAGFTCPNRDGTKGWGGCTYCNNQTFNPDYCRTEKSIATQLEEGKCFFAHKYPDMKYLAYFQAYTNTYAELEGLKRKYEEALEVKDVVGLVIGTRPDCMPEGLLHYLEELNRHTFLMVEYGIESTCDKTLQRINRGHTYADTAEAVGRTAACGILTGGHVILGLPGETHDTMVEQAEILSELPLSTLKIHQLQLIRGTRMAHEYAENPVDFHLFAEVDEYIDLVIDYVEHLRPHIVVERFVSQSPKDLLIAPDWGLKNYEFVARLQKRMKERGAYQGKKYKDSEKRINFADDKFTT, encoded by the coding sequence ATGAATATGCCAACTCCTTTTTTATATAATGATTTCCCTACTTTCTTACGTAAGTATTTTCCTTACAAAGTACAAAAGATTTCATTGAATGCTGGTTTTACCTGTCCCAACCGGGACGGAACGAAAGGGTGGGGTGGTTGTACCTATTGCAACAACCAGACTTTCAACCCGGATTATTGCCGGACAGAGAAATCTATCGCTACCCAACTGGAAGAAGGCAAATGCTTTTTTGCCCATAAATATCCGGATATGAAATATCTGGCTTATTTTCAGGCTTATACCAATACTTATGCGGAATTGGAAGGACTGAAACGTAAGTATGAAGAGGCGCTAGAGGTGAAAGATGTCGTGGGTTTGGTGATAGGAACGCGTCCGGATTGTATGCCGGAAGGCTTATTGCACTATTTGGAAGAGTTGAACAGACATACTTTTCTAATGGTGGAATATGGAATAGAAAGTACTTGCGACAAAACTCTGCAACGTATAAATAGGGGGCATACTTATGCGGATACAGCAGAAGCGGTCGGGCGGACTGCTGCTTGTGGTATCTTGACGGGCGGACATGTCATCCTCGGACTTCCGGGAGAGACACATGACACGATGGTGGAACAGGCGGAAATCCTGTCGGAACTGCCGTTGAGCACTCTGAAAATTCATCAGTTGCAACTGATTCGCGGCACGCGCATGGCTCATGAATATGCTGAGAATCCCGTTGATTTTCATTTGTTTGCGGAAGTGGACGAATATATTGATTTAGTGATTGACTATGTAGAACATCTTCGTCCCCATATAGTAGTGGAACGCTTTGTCTCCCAATCTCCTAAAGATTTATTAATAGCTCCTGACTGGGGACTGAAAAATTATGAATTTGTAGCGCGTTTACAAAAAAGAATGAAAGAAAGAGGTGCTTATCAAGGCAAGAAGTACAAGGATTCGGAAAAAAGGATTAATTTTGCAGACGATAAATTTACTACCTGA